Proteins from one uncultured Campylobacter sp. genomic window:
- the raiA gene encoding ribosome-associated translation inhibitor RaiA, protein MNLNIVGKQFELTEAIKNYVENAFETLEKYNLDIISGRCVISADEKQGKKGFVVDFSLNLAHQDTIVVRQKDKDLYAAVDLIVERASKVLRRYHDKVNSHKNRDEMKQNAVDNAISSKEPNLNDEVDEIVPTELELYKPLEIDEALNKLKESTDQFLVFNDMDAKMRVLYKRKDGKFGLF, encoded by the coding sequence ATGAATTTAAATATCGTAGGTAAGCAGTTTGAGCTAACGGAAGCTATCAAAAATTATGTCGAAAACGCATTTGAGACGCTAGAAAAATATAATCTCGACATCATCTCGGGACGTTGTGTAATTTCTGCCGACGAGAAGCAAGGCAAAAAGGGCTTTGTGGTGGATTTCTCACTAAATTTAGCGCATCAAGACACTATCGTTGTGCGTCAAAAAGATAAAGATCTATACGCTGCCGTCGATCTCATCGTCGAGCGCGCCTCAAAAGTGCTTCGCAGATACCACGATAAGGTAAATTCTCACAAAAATCGCGACGAAATGAAACAAAACGCCGTAGATAATGCAATCAGCTCTAAGGAGCCAAATTTAAACGATGAGGTCGATGAAATCGTCCCTACTGAGCTAGAGCTTTATAAACCGCTAGAGATTGATGAAGCACTAAATAAGCTAAAAGAAAGCACCGATCAGTTTTTGGTTTTCAATGATATGGACGCTAAAATGCGTGTGCTTTATAAGCGTAAAGACGGTAAATTTGGCTTATTTTAG